From the genome of Azospirillum brasilense, one region includes:
- the ftsH gene encoding ATP-dependent zinc metalloprotease FtsH gives MPPIPKKYLTAAAVVAALLLGWFAFAAWTDYARDGAEEVATYSDLVAAAERGDIVSVTFRGDGAHAVTPDGQRLRAVVPVTDDLLKELRGRKIAIAFEAEAGGLVSGTVSVLEKLAPFLVIGLLVGALLLSGGQFLGGSRATRVRPRDTGTVFADVAGVDEAKDELRETVEFLRDPHRFAMAGARVPKGILLVGPPGTGKTMLAKAAAGEAGVPFFTVSGSDFVEMFVGLGAARVRSVFKTARAAAPCLLFIDEVDALAGKRGESNSHSEREQTLNQLLVEMDGIVNSGEGGGEVVVIAATNRAEMLDPAVTRPGRFDRHIHVALPDVAGREAILGVHTGRLHLAPDVCVRTVARGTPGFSGAELANLTNEAALSAARNGRVIVGMADFEAAKDRVLMGNERRSLALSSHERHLTAYHEAGHALVSIRCPEADPIHKATIIPRGRALGMVVRLPEGDRVSVSRAKLQADIAVAMAGRAAEDLVFGPDAVTTGAEADFRAATDLARRMVTAWGMSDAIGYVAHAGNDPAVVRSERTAWRIDEEVRRITDEGMERARRILAADRAALERITAALLERETLSGEEIGGLAEAERETAAA, from the coding sequence ATGCCGCCGATCCCGAAAAAGTACCTGACCGCCGCCGCCGTTGTTGCTGCGCTTCTGCTTGGCTGGTTCGCCTTCGCGGCCTGGACCGACTACGCGCGTGACGGCGCCGAGGAGGTCGCGACCTACAGCGACTTGGTGGCGGCGGCCGAACGGGGGGACATCGTGTCGGTCACCTTCCGCGGCGACGGGGCGCACGCCGTCACGCCGGACGGCCAGCGGCTGCGCGCCGTCGTTCCGGTCACCGACGACCTGCTGAAGGAGCTGCGCGGGCGGAAGATCGCCATCGCCTTCGAGGCGGAGGCCGGCGGGCTGGTCTCCGGCACCGTTTCCGTTCTGGAGAAACTGGCCCCCTTCCTGGTGATCGGCCTGCTGGTCGGCGCGTTGCTGCTCAGCGGCGGGCAGTTCCTCGGCGGCAGCCGCGCCACCCGCGTCCGCCCGCGCGACACCGGCACCGTCTTCGCCGACGTCGCCGGGGTGGACGAAGCGAAGGATGAGCTTCGCGAGACCGTTGAGTTCCTGCGCGACCCGCACCGCTTCGCCATGGCCGGCGCCCGCGTGCCCAAGGGCATCCTGCTGGTCGGCCCGCCGGGCACCGGCAAGACGATGCTGGCGAAGGCCGCGGCCGGCGAGGCCGGGGTGCCCTTCTTCACCGTCTCCGGTTCCGACTTCGTGGAGATGTTCGTCGGGCTGGGCGCCGCACGGGTGCGCAGCGTCTTCAAGACGGCGCGTGCCGCCGCCCCCTGCCTGTTGTTCATCGACGAGGTCGACGCGCTGGCCGGCAAGCGCGGCGAATCCAACTCCCATTCGGAGCGGGAGCAGACCCTGAACCAGCTCCTGGTCGAGATGGACGGCATTGTCAACAGCGGCGAGGGCGGCGGCGAGGTGGTGGTGATCGCCGCGACCAACCGCGCGGAGATGCTGGACCCCGCCGTGACCCGGCCGGGCCGCTTCGACCGCCACATCCACGTCGCGCTGCCCGACGTGGCCGGGCGCGAGGCCATCCTGGGCGTCCACACCGGCCGGCTGCACCTCGCCCCCGACGTCTGCGTCCGCACGGTGGCGCGGGGCACCCCCGGCTTCTCCGGCGCGGAGCTGGCCAACCTGACCAACGAGGCCGCCCTGTCCGCCGCGCGCAACGGGCGCGTCATCGTCGGCATGGCCGATTTCGAGGCGGCGAAGGACCGCGTCCTGATGGGCAACGAGCGGCGCAGCCTCGCCCTCTCCAGCCACGAGCGGCACCTGACCGCCTATCACGAGGCCGGTCACGCGCTGGTCTCCATCCGCTGCCCGGAGGCCGACCCCATCCACAAGGCCACGATCATCCCGCGCGGCCGCGCCCTGGGCATGGTGGTGCGGTTGCCGGAGGGTGACCGCGTGTCGGTGTCGCGCGCCAAGCTGCAGGCCGACATCGCCGTCGCCATGGCCGGGCGGGCGGCGGAGGATCTGGTCTTCGGCCCGGACGCCGTCACCACCGGGGCGGAAGCCGATTTCCGCGCCGCCACCGACCTCGCCCGCCGCATGGTCACCGCCTGGGGCATGAGCGACGCCATCGGCTATGTCGCCCACGCCGGCAACGACCCCGCCGTCGTGCGCTCGGAACGCACCGCCTGGCGCATCGACGAGGAGGTGCGCCGCATCACCGACGAGGGGATGGAGCGCGCCCGGCGCATCCTGGCCGCCGACCGCGCCGCGCTGGAGCGGATCACCGCCGCCCTGCTGGAGCGCGAAACCCTGAGCGGCGAGGAGATCGGCGGGCTGGCCGAGGCAGAACGGGAAACGGCAGCGGCCTGA
- a CDS encoding response regulator transcription factor, which produces MAAVTIVVVEDEASLRRDMIEYLRSCGFDAIGAKNGRELDEQIASRPVSLVVLDVNLPGEDGFKIATRLRENPAIGIIMVTARGSTVDRVVGLELGADAYLVKPVEMRELEAQAKALLRRLETSNAGATPPASQPSGQPAMDEGSWILDATAWALTSPAGVRVSLTSMEMKLVSLLAGQARQPATRDQISVALYNRRWNPDDRSIDTVVGRLRHKVENAIGETAPVKSVHGVGYVFSAPVRVI; this is translated from the coding sequence ATGGCGGCCGTTACGATCGTTGTCGTCGAGGACGAGGCGTCTCTGCGACGTGACATGATCGAGTACCTGCGCAGTTGCGGCTTCGACGCGATCGGAGCGAAGAATGGGCGCGAACTGGACGAGCAGATCGCGTCACGCCCGGTATCCTTGGTTGTTCTGGACGTTAACCTTCCGGGTGAGGACGGGTTCAAGATCGCCACACGGCTGCGCGAGAATCCCGCCATCGGAATCATCATGGTGACCGCCCGCGGCTCCACCGTGGACCGGGTGGTCGGGCTGGAATTGGGGGCCGACGCCTATCTTGTGAAGCCCGTCGAGATGCGCGAGTTGGAAGCCCAGGCAAAGGCCCTGCTCCGCCGTCTGGAGACGAGCAACGCCGGCGCCACCCCGCCGGCCTCGCAACCCTCCGGCCAGCCCGCGATGGACGAGGGCAGCTGGATTCTGGACGCCACGGCCTGGGCGCTGACCAGCCCGGCGGGCGTGCGCGTCAGCCTGACCAGCATGGAGATGAAGCTGGTCTCCCTGCTGGCCGGACAGGCCCGTCAGCCGGCGACCCGCGACCAGATCTCCGTCGCGCTCTACAACCGCCGCTGGAACCCTGACGACCGTTCCATCGACACGGTGGTCGGGCGCCTGCGCCACAAGGTGGAGAACGCGATCGGCGAAACCGCTCCGGTCAAGTCGGTCCACGGCGTGGGCTACGTGTTCTCCGCCCCGGTCCGTGTGATCTGA
- a CDS encoding SiaB family protein kinase yields the protein MLAQQYAGIKRDLDEKGIIFSFSGYLSEGILYSLGEALREKMTLEDTDGPTVRRVFAVFVEQMQNIIRYSAEKVTGAREKPVELSAGMVTIGMEGGKVFIVCGNTVYNADVPRLRERLEYLKGLDKDAIKTYYREQLRETPEEGARGANIGLIEIARRASEPIEYDFLEMDEGKSFFCLKARI from the coding sequence ATGCTCGCTCAGCAATATGCCGGGATCAAACGGGACCTTGACGAGAAGGGCATCATCTTCTCGTTCAGTGGCTATCTGTCCGAGGGGATACTCTATTCCCTGGGAGAGGCGTTGCGGGAAAAGATGACGTTGGAGGACACCGACGGCCCGACGGTCCGCCGGGTCTTCGCCGTCTTCGTCGAGCAGATGCAGAACATCATCCGCTACTCGGCCGAAAAGGTGACCGGCGCGCGCGAGAAGCCGGTCGAGCTGAGCGCCGGCATGGTCACCATCGGCATGGAAGGCGGGAAGGTCTTCATCGTCTGCGGCAACACCGTGTACAACGCCGACGTGCCGCGCCTGCGCGAGCGGCTGGAGTATCTCAAGGGCTTGGACAAGGACGCGATCAAGACCTATTACCGGGAGCAGCTGCGCGAAACCCCGGAAGAGGGCGCGCGGGGCGCCAACATCGGGCTGATCGAGATCGCGCGCCGCGCCAGCGAACCCATCGAGTACGACTTCCTTGAAATGGACGAGGGCAAGAGCTTCTTCTGCCTCAAGGCTCGGATCTGA
- a CDS encoding SpoIIE family protein phosphatase — MTELRSLAVGRRDRSLLTRIGSVILVTAAAVGMVAVAVSANIVEHQQVSALTKRAQLVAAMQTDALANPIWEIDDRAVRNIIDSLRERDPAILAVSVFEPGRSEPMAVSGDPRTSADSTTVEKIIDLRGRDGVTRQVGTLRLLYSTEEVHRNTLEALLPVVGLLLLSLVTAIAIISVMLNRVVLRPLRRLTQATQAVSRGDYGARLATEREDEIGVLTKTFNRMAETVQDYTQTLEFRVQERTEALADINRRIMDSINYAQLIQSSILPKPEVLEGGLAQHFVLWRPRDVVSGDFYYYREVEDGFLIGVADCTGHGVPGAFMTMTASAVLNNVVDGMGAADPAALLATVDDKVRAALHQDGDAASWEGGFDNGLDLALCYVQPAQRRLVYAGARLPLAVAGPDGLTEIRADRRSLGYRASGPAPAFTNHSLELQPDQTFYICTDGLTDQCGGERGRSFGKRRLHGVVEECSALPLDRQKERIEASLSGFQGDRPQRDDITMIGFRVRLAGDPAVPARNTLWEIA, encoded by the coding sequence GTGACTGAGCTGCGCTCCCTCGCCGTTGGACGGCGCGACCGTTCGCTGCTGACCCGCATTGGCAGCGTCATCCTGGTCACCGCCGCCGCCGTTGGGATGGTCGCCGTGGCCGTGTCGGCCAACATCGTGGAACACCAGCAGGTCTCGGCTCTGACCAAGCGGGCGCAGCTGGTCGCCGCCATGCAGACCGACGCGCTGGCCAACCCGATCTGGGAGATCGACGACCGCGCCGTCCGCAACATCATCGATTCGCTGCGCGAGCGCGACCCGGCCATCCTCGCCGTCTCCGTCTTCGAGCCAGGGCGCAGCGAGCCGATGGCGGTGTCCGGCGACCCCAGGACCTCCGCCGACTCCACCACCGTCGAGAAGATCATCGATCTGCGAGGACGCGACGGGGTGACCCGGCAGGTGGGAACGCTGCGCCTGCTCTATTCGACGGAGGAGGTCCACCGCAACACACTGGAGGCGCTGCTGCCGGTGGTCGGGCTGCTTTTGCTGTCCCTGGTCACCGCCATCGCCATCATCAGCGTCATGCTGAACCGCGTCGTGCTCCGTCCGCTGCGGCGGCTGACCCAGGCGACCCAGGCGGTTTCCCGCGGCGACTACGGCGCCCGCCTCGCCACCGAGCGGGAGGACGAGATCGGCGTCCTGACCAAGACCTTCAACCGCATGGCCGAGACGGTCCAGGACTACACCCAGACGCTGGAGTTCCGTGTCCAGGAGCGGACGGAGGCGCTGGCCGACATCAACCGCCGCATCATGGACAGCATCAACTACGCCCAGTTGATCCAGTCCTCGATCCTGCCGAAGCCGGAGGTCCTGGAGGGCGGGCTGGCCCAGCATTTCGTCCTGTGGCGTCCACGCGACGTGGTCAGCGGCGATTTCTATTATTACCGCGAGGTCGAGGACGGCTTCCTGATCGGTGTGGCCGACTGCACGGGCCACGGGGTCCCCGGCGCCTTCATGACCATGACGGCCAGCGCCGTGCTGAACAATGTGGTGGACGGCATGGGCGCCGCCGACCCCGCCGCGCTGCTCGCCACGGTGGACGACAAGGTGCGGGCGGCCCTGCACCAGGACGGTGACGCGGCAAGCTGGGAAGGCGGATTCGACAACGGGCTGGATCTGGCGCTGTGCTACGTCCAACCGGCGCAGCGGCGGCTCGTCTATGCCGGCGCCCGCCTGCCCCTGGCCGTCGCCGGCCCGGACGGGTTGACCGAGATCCGCGCCGACCGCCGCAGCCTGGGATACCGCGCGTCCGGCCCCGCCCCGGCCTTCACGAACCACAGCCTGGAGCTGCAGCCGGACCAGACCTTCTACATCTGCACCGACGGGCTGACCGACCAATGCGGCGGAGAGCGGGGGCGGAGCTTCGGCAAGCGCCGCCTGCACGGTGTGGTCGAAGAGTGCAGCGCCCTGCCGCTCGACCGGCAGAAGGAGCGCATCGAAGCCAGCCTGTCCGGCTTCCAGGGCGACCGCCCGCAACGCGACGACATCACCATGATCGGCTTCCGGGTCCGGCTGGCCGGCGATCCCGCGGTCCCGGCGCGGAACACCCTGTGGGAAATCGCGTAA
- a CDS encoding DUF1987 domain-containing protein, translating to MESLKLPATGRTPEVDFDFAQGVLRLSGESYPDDVATFFGPIFAALRAFLAEAGGHPIRFDMELLYFNSSSAKALMNIFQMLETAASEGRSISVTWCYEENDDSMQELGEDFSEDLHHVAFTLKQIPADEAS from the coding sequence ATGGAATCCCTGAAATTACCCGCGACGGGCCGGACGCCCGAGGTCGATTTCGACTTTGCCCAAGGCGTGCTCCGCCTCAGCGGCGAGTCCTATCCCGACGACGTGGCGACCTTCTTCGGGCCGATCTTCGCAGCGCTCCGCGCCTTCCTGGCCGAAGCGGGCGGCCATCCCATCCGGTTCGACATGGAGTTGCTGTACTTTAACAGCTCCAGCGCGAAGGCGCTGATGAACATCTTTCAGATGCTGGAGACGGCGGCCAGCGAAGGGCGCAGCATTTCCGTCACTTGGTGTTACGAGGAGAACGACGACTCCATGCAGGAGTTGGGCGAGGATTTCTCCGAGGATCTGCATCACGTCGCCTTCACTCTGAAACAGATTCCCGCAGACGAAGCGTCATGA
- a CDS encoding substrate-binding periplasmic protein, translated as MAKAVARRTILALALAGWAAGGLPSSGLAATAESAPAESATAPVTVKVGGYEFPPYVTESGGGVTQALLDLLNAEQSDFRFELVRTSPQRRYEDMERGRFDMIAFESLTWGWKGRPVEASRVFLRDAEVFVAKAGPGMDQSYFDRLDDKTILGRLGYHYAFAGMTADPQILEKRFNTRLTVTHEGNVRSVAAGRAALAIVTRSFLAQFLKANPDMAPLLLVSDRTDQIYEHTILVRRDGPIGASWVDATLDRLERSGALPALWTRLGIAP; from the coding sequence ATGGCAAAAGCGGTTGCCCGCCGGACGATACTGGCCTTGGCGCTCGCCGGATGGGCGGCGGGCGGCCTTCCGTCGTCCGGCCTTGCCGCGACCGCCGAGTCCGCACCCGCCGAGTCCGCAACCGCTCCGGTGACCGTCAAGGTCGGTGGCTACGAGTTCCCCCCCTACGTCACCGAGTCCGGCGGCGGCGTCACGCAGGCCCTGCTCGACCTGCTGAACGCGGAGCAGAGCGACTTCCGATTCGAATTGGTCCGCACCTCCCCCCAGCGGCGCTACGAGGACATGGAGCGGGGCCGCTTCGACATGATCGCCTTCGAAAGCCTCACCTGGGGCTGGAAGGGGCGCCCCGTGGAGGCCTCGCGGGTGTTCCTGCGCGACGCGGAGGTGTTCGTCGCCAAGGCCGGTCCCGGCATGGACCAGAGCTATTTCGACCGGCTCGACGACAAGACGATCCTCGGGCGGCTCGGCTATCATTACGCCTTCGCCGGCATGACCGCCGACCCGCAGATCCTGGAGAAGCGCTTCAACACCCGCCTGACCGTCACGCACGAAGGCAATGTGCGCAGCGTCGCCGCCGGGCGCGCCGCGCTGGCCATCGTCACCCGCTCCTTCCTGGCGCAATTCCTGAAAGCCAATCCCGACATGGCGCCCCTGCTCCTGGTGTCCGACCGCACCGATCAGATCTACGAGCACACCATCCTGGTCCGGCGCGACGGTCCCATCGGCGCATCCTGGGTCGACGCCACGCTCGACCGGCTGGAGCGCAGCGGCGCGCTTCCGGCGCTGTGGACGCGGCTGGGAATCGCCCCGTGA
- a CDS encoding sensor histidine kinase, whose product MTFNLFAAEEQAIEQARLLGERLGAAAPELRADFEALVEAFQRSTREQRRLVRVSDRLQAQLGSANQELERRRQEAETALADLREAQEAMVRAEKLASLGALVAGVAHEINTPVGIAVSCASHLSDATSRLRGRAQTGELSKADFTRYVATATDTTALILTNCERAAKLIASFKQVAVDRASAERRVVHLNRYIQETLVSLEPKLRQGKHTIAVSCPDGLVVDTYPGALSQILTNFVMNSVTHAFVDAQGVDGQGGGLSITVDEPEPGTVRLVYTDNGRGIPPDHLPRIFDPFFTTRRGEGGSGLGLHIVHNLAVGALKGTISVDSAPGRGTRFVLTFPKDTPADDASA is encoded by the coding sequence ATGACCTTCAACCTCTTCGCCGCCGAGGAGCAGGCCATCGAGCAGGCCCGCCTTCTGGGGGAGAGGCTGGGCGCGGCCGCGCCCGAACTGCGCGCCGATTTCGAGGCGCTGGTGGAGGCGTTCCAGCGCAGCACGCGCGAACAGCGCCGGCTGGTGCGGGTCAGCGACCGGCTGCAGGCGCAGCTCGGCTCCGCCAACCAGGAGCTGGAGCGCCGCCGGCAGGAGGCGGAAACCGCTCTGGCCGACCTGCGCGAGGCGCAGGAGGCGATGGTCCGCGCGGAGAAGCTGGCGTCCCTTGGCGCCCTGGTGGCCGGGGTGGCCCACGAGATCAACACACCGGTCGGCATCGCCGTGTCCTGCGCGTCGCATCTGTCCGACGCTACGTCGCGGTTGCGCGGGCGTGCCCAGACGGGCGAGCTGAGCAAGGCGGATTTTACCCGCTACGTCGCCACCGCCACGGACACGACGGCGCTGATCCTCACCAATTGCGAGCGGGCGGCCAAGCTGATCGCCAGCTTCAAGCAGGTGGCGGTGGACCGTGCCAGCGCCGAACGGCGCGTCGTGCATCTCAACCGCTACATCCAGGAAACGCTGGTCAGCCTGGAGCCGAAGCTCCGTCAAGGCAAGCACACCATCGCCGTGTCCTGCCCCGACGGGCTGGTGGTGGACACCTATCCGGGCGCCCTGTCGCAGATCCTGACCAATTTCGTGATGAACTCCGTCACCCATGCCTTCGTCGACGCGCAGGGCGTGGACGGGCAGGGCGGAGGCCTGTCGATCACCGTGGACGAGCCGGAGCCCGGCACCGTGCGGCTGGTCTACACCGACAACGGCCGGGGCATTCCGCCGGACCATCTGCCGCGGATCTTCGATCCGTTCTTCACCACCCGGCGCGGCGAAGGGGGCAGCGGGCTTGGCCTGCACATCGTACACAACTTGGCGGTCGGGGCGCTGAAGGGGACGATCTCCGTGGACAGCGCGCCGGGGCGGGGAACACGCTTCGTCCTGACCTTCCCGAAGGACACGCCTGCGGACGACGCATCCGCCTGA